In the Neofelis nebulosa isolate mNeoNeb1 chromosome 11, mNeoNeb1.pri, whole genome shotgun sequence genome, one interval contains:
- the LOC131490305 gene encoding LOW QUALITY PROTEIN: large ribosomal subunit protein eL36-like (The sequence of the model RefSeq protein was modified relative to this genomic sequence to represent the inferred CDS: deleted 1 base in 1 codon; substituted 1 base at 1 genomic stop codon) has protein sequence MAMGLNKGHKVTKNTSKPRPKHCPGRLTMHTKFMRDMIQEVCSFAPYSEQXTMELLKVSKDKHILKFIKERMGTHVHAKRKREELSNVLAAMRKAAAKKD, from the exons ATGGCCATGGGCCTCAACAAGGGCCACAAGGTGACTAAGAACACGAGCAAGCCGAGGCCCAAACACTGCCCGGGGCGCCTCACCATGCACACCAAGTTCATGCGGGACATGATCCAAGAGGTGTGCAGCTTTGCCCCATAT AGTGAGCAGTGAACCATGGAGCTGCTCAAGGTCTCTAAGGACAAGCACATTCTCAAGTTCATCAAGGAAAGGATGGGGACACACGTCCAtgccaagaggaagagagaggagctgAGCAATGTCCTGGCAGCAATGAGGAAAGCAGCAGCCAAGAAGGATTGA